The genomic stretch GATTTGTTGGGGCGCTATCGCCGTCCGATGGATCGTTGCTGGCTTCGTCGTCTATGGCGGAGACCTCAGGCGCGTCTCCCCTGGCCATGATGGTGTCGATGAGAGCGATTAGTTGCCGGTGTTGCGCGCGGATCTCGGAACTGAAGGGTGTGTTTGAAAGCGATGGGGGAAGATGTTGGAGTGCGCCTGCGAGACGGTACGCGATGAGAGTTTTCTGGAGGTCGATGGAGGACCCAGCTCTGCATGCGTGAGCTACAAGTATCGTGTAGCGGTCTTCCAGAGTTTCAGAGTTGAGAAAGGCGACTTTCTTGAATATTGTTATTAGTACGTTGATATCACTCGAGTTAGCGTCTAGATTAGATGTGTTTGTGTTGTCTTCAGAGATGACAGGAGCTGTGTAAGCCTCGAGAAGCTCTTTGACTATGTCCTCTGCGAATGTAGATAGCTCGTCTGGGTCTTCGACGGTGTTTTCGGCCAGCTTTTTCAAGGTATGGAGAACGCCCTCTGCGCTCACCATATCCTTTGTAAAGACGTCTCGCTGCTGGGTACTGCATCGTAAAGAGCTTATAGCAACTGTCACCCTTCGATCTGCTGGGATGCCGTATTCGATCATGTCGGAGGGGTGCACAGTGTTGCATGCTGCGATGTAGTCACCGAGTGGTGAGATTGTTAGACCCCAGACTCTTGCCTTGCTGTTTCCCTTTAGTCCGTTCTTGACACTGAAAAGTGCCATGTTGTTCTCAATCTTCTCGCGCCAGCTTGGAGTACCAAGCGTCTTTAGTCCGTCCGAAGACAACTCAATAACAGTGGTCGGGCTGTGAAGAGTCGATAATAACGAACTGATATGTAAACGAGGCGCCGCATCTGCAGGAGTATCCCAGACTACACCGGATATTGCGTCCCAACGTCCATCGAGATCATGCGTGGTCTTTTCAATGATCGATGCGTCTTGAACAGATATTGTAAGGTAGATGAGGCCTGAACTTGTGAAAAGGGCCAGTTTGAGTTTTTCTCCATCTTCAACTTTGGGGAACCATTTCATTGGGCCGTCGTTCCGCATCTCGATGCCTGCATATACCACCTCATCGCCTAGCCCAACGCTATCATGGGTATAAGTTATGACTTTTGCCCGCACGTCTTCATTTGTAGCATACACAAGCACTGAATGATACCAATCGCCGCGAACAATCCAGGGGCTCCAGGCGATATGGGAGATGTACCGCTGTTGTTTTATCATGTCTTCGAGGACAATTGGTTGCGAGAATATGCTTTCCGAATCCGGTATCAATGTGTCGTGGGTCAAAACTTCTGCTCTCCACTCTCGTTCTGCTCCCAGTGTCGATGTAGGCGATTCAACAAGTACAATCACAAGTTGGTTGTCGTCGTTGGAAAGAGCTATCAGGTGCTGACCATACAATAAGCGAGTTCCGATGACACCAGCTGGTTCAGGACAAGGTAGAGCCGGTGCCCAAGCAAAGGCCCGGATGCGGCTTCTCAGCCTCAGCTGTTCTTTTGGCCGCATAGTCAGGTGACTGGGCTCTTCGTCGTATTCGGTAAAGTACTGCATGAGTGCATCGTTGACAATGAGCCGCCGAGCCCAACTAGATTCCTCTTGAGGTCGGCCTTCATCTGACCAAATGGAAAGAATTAGACCCGTGGTGAGAGCAGCAAGGCCGCATCTGCGGTGCTTTGCAAGACCAGGTGGGGACCATGCAATGTTGATAGGAGCGTTGTTAGAGATTTCTTCACCCACAGAATAATTCTGTGCTGGCGCGGGTTCTTTGAATGGCAGTTCGTCTGTCGAGAAGGAGGGCACCTTGAGAGCTACGTGTTGCCATTGTGGGAGGATTTGGTTTCTCTCAAAATCAACTGTATTTGGAAACTAGGCCAAGGTCAGTGCAGGACGTGGGTATACGTCTATCAAGAGCAGCATACTAATAGTTCTACACGCTCATCAGACGCTAATGCGATTATCCCATCTGAAGACCAGTCGATGGCTTCGACACATGCTGGCCAGCATCTAAGTACCGTGGTGTCTGCCATGATGACTCGCAAAGTCTCTGATTGAATGGCTGCAGAAATTCAGTGGTTCTGTTCAGGCAAAGTGCCAAAATCTCGACTGGCGCTATACGAAAATCTACTTTCGATGGTGAGTTACAGAGACCCAGAGGTAAACCACCACAACAATAGTCCCAGAGTGTCATTCGATGAAACGTCATAGTATGCACAGGCAGATAGGTAGAAGGCAGGAGAGACGAATGTACTGGGAGTCGCGTTGGACACATGTAGACTAGCGTGCGGCTTAACGTTATCGATTGTGGCTGATGCCGACCGCCGACGAAAAAAGTGATTTTTCCGCCATGTTTCGCTGCTTCCTACACAAGTAGCATTGCGCATCGACAAGATGGGAAAACGACCGATTTCCGACGTCGTCACCGAAGATGGTGCGACGACAACACCAGAGCTTTCAAGAAAGAAGAGTAAGAAGGATAAGAGCAAGAAGCTTAGCAAGACCGAGACCAATGGTCATGCGCAAGTCGAGGAAACCAATGGCAAGAGCGTAGATGAGTCGGCAGACGAAGAGAAGCAGGCCAAGGCTGAGCGCAAGGCTGCGAAGAAGGCGGCCAAAGCAGCCAAGGAAGCACTGAAGACTGCGGCAGCAGCGGACACGGAAGATGAAGAAGCTGTAAAGGCAGCAAAGAAGGCAGCGCGAAAGGCAGAGAAGAAGCGCGCAAAGGCATTAGCCAAGGGCGAAGAGGTCACAGAGCCTACACCCTCATCGAAGCCTACACCAGTCGCTGCCATTGTCGAGCCTGCGACGTCGAGCGCGACGGTCGCCGAGCCAGGACACTATGAAGAGAGCAAGGAACTGACACAGCTCCCGCAAGCAGACGTCGATGCCTTCCTCGCCAAAAACACCATGACAATCCAAGACCCCCAACCTGCCGCCCGCAAGCTTCGACCAATCTTGAACTTCAAGTACCTGCCAGTCGACGATGCGCAACGTGCATTTTTCGCCAAGTTCAGTGCCCCAACACCTATACAGGCAGCGACATGGCCATTTTTGCTCTCTGGAAGGGACATGGTTGGAGTTGCTGAGACGGGTTCTGGCAAGACACTGGCGTTTGGTGTGCCCTGTGTGCGTTACATCTCGGCATTGCCTCAGGAGAAGCGCAAGGGCATCAAGGCCGTCATCGTTTCGCCCACGCGCGAACTGGCCGTTCAGATCTACGACCAGTTAGTAGCGCTGGCGACGCCTGCTGGGCTTTCGGTAGTCTGTGTATACGGCGGTGTGCCAAAGGATCCACAAGTCGCTGCTTGCCGCAAAGCACACATCGTTGTCGCTACACCAGGTCGCCTCAATGATCTTATTGGCGAAGGCTCTGCAGATCTCAGCAAAGCTGAGTACGTCGTCCTTGACGAGGCCGACCGTATGCTTGACAAGGGCTTCGAAGAAGCAATCCGCCAAATCATTTCACAGACGCCCAAGAAGCGCCAGACTCTCATGTTCACCGCTACATGGCCGCCTTCGGTCAGGGATCTTGCATCCACCTTCATGAACTCGCCGGTCAAGATCACAATCGGCGACAACCAGTCAGGCGAACTTCGCGCCAACGTGCGCATCAAGCAGGTCGTCGAAGTTGTAGATCCCCGTGCCAAGGAGCAGCGTCTTCTTCAGTTGCTTAAGCAATATCAGTCTGGCAAGAACAAGGACGATCGGATCCTTGTCTTCTGTCTCTATAAAAAGGAAGCCGTGCGCATTGAGAACTTCATCCGCATGAAGGGCTTCCGTGTGGGCGGCATTCATGGTGACCTGAGCCAAGAAAAGCGCAGCGCCTCACTGGCTGCGTTCAAGGAAGGCCACGTCCCACTTCTCGTGGCCACCGACGTAGCTGCACGTGGACTCGATATTCCAGCAGTGAAGGTTGTCATCAATGTCACCTTCCCGCTTACCGCCGAGGACTAC from Pyrenophora tritici-repentis strain M4 chromosome 1, whole genome shotgun sequence encodes the following:
- a CDS encoding TFIIIC-delta multi-domain protein, producing MADTTVLRCWPACVEAIDWSSDGIIALASDERVELLFPNTVDFERNQILPQWQHVALKVPSFSTDELPFKEPAPAQNYSVGEEISNNAPINIAWSPPGLAKHRRCGLAALTTGLILSIWSDEGRPQEESSWARRLIVNDALMQYFTEYDEEPSHLTMRPKEQLRLRSRIRAFAWAPALPCPEPAGVIGTRLLYGQHLIALSNDDNQLVIVLVESPTSTLGAEREWRAEVLTHDTLIPDSESIFSQPIVLEDMIKQQRYISHIAWSPWIVRGDWYHSVLVYATNEDVRAKVITYTHDSVGLGDEVVYAGIEMRNDGPMKWFPKVEDGEKLKLALFTSSGLIYLTISVQDASIIEKTTHDLDGRWDAISGVVWDTPADAAPRLHISSLLSTLHSPTTVIELSSDGLKTLGTPSWREKIENNMALFSVKNGLKGNSKARVWGLTISPLGDYIAACNTVHPSDMIEYGIPADRRVTVAISSLRCSTQQRDVFTKDMVSAEGVLHTLKKLAENTVEDPDELSTFAEDIVKELLEAYTAPVISEDNTNTSNLDANSSDINVLITIFKKVAFLNSETLEDRYTILVAHACRAGSSIDLQKTLIAYRLAGALQHLPPSLSNTPFSSEIRAQHRQLIALIDTIMARGDAPEVSAIDDEASNDPSDGDSAPTNPTVPIIYQDTCDICSAPIPFTDLNTATCTNGHEAPRCGLSFLAIQAPGITKYCGICSTPFLSDEFVMAQEYTDGKKDGANEDHVVITGVIEDGGAAMRGGR
- a CDS encoding SrmB, Superfamily II DNA and RNA helicase — encoded protein: MGKRPISDVVTEDGATTTPELSRKKSKKDKSKKLSKTETNGHAQVEETNGKSVDESADEEKQAKAERKAAKKAAKAAKEALKTAAAADTEDEEAVKAAKKAARKAEKKRAKALAKGEEVTEPTPSSKPTPVAAIVEPATSSATVAEPGHYEESKELTQLPQADVDAFLAKNTMTIQDPQPAARKLRPILNFKYLPVDDAQRAFFAKFSAPTPIQAATWPFLLSGRDMVGVAETGSGKTLAFGVPCVRYISALPQEKRKGIKAVIVSPTRELAVQIYDQLVALATPAGLSVVCVYGGVPKDPQVAACRKAHIVVATPGRLNDLIGEGSADLSKAEYVVLDEADRMLDKGFEEAIRQIISQTPKKRQTLMFTATWPPSVRDLASTFMNSPVKITIGDNQSGELRANVRIKQVVEVVDPRAKEQRLLQLLKQYQSGKNKDDRILVFCLYKKEAVRIENFIRMKGFRVGGIHGDLSQEKRSASLAAFKEGHVPLLVATDVAARGLDIPAVKVVINVTFPLTAEDYVHRIGRTGRAGKEGLAITLFTDHDKALSGSLINVLKAANQPVPEELMKFGTTVKKKEHGAYGAFYKDTENTKAATKITFD